One segment of Pseudoalteromonas rubra DNA contains the following:
- a CDS encoding Fe(3+) ABC transporter substrate-binding protein — MKSAIATLLAAVTSLSAVAADEVNIYSYRQPFLIQPILDDFTKQTGIKTNVVFAKKGLIERVKREGKHGRADLVLTSNFSAMIQLEEMGLTNAIESDKIDKNIPASFRDPDGHWVALTKRVRNVYSSKDRAGKLTSLSYEELANPKYKGKICTRSGKHPYNLGLVASMIAHHGEAETKTWLQGVKANLARKPQGNDRAQVKAVKEGLCDLALGNSYYFGKMLEDNKQRAWADAVYINFPNQSDRGSHLNVSGVVMTKYSKNKENALKLIEFMTDNKAQNMYASMNMEYPVKPGVELSKLVASWGTFKEDSLPLSEISKYRPMALKLIDEVKFDL; from the coding sequence ATGAAAAGTGCAATCGCAACACTGCTTGCTGCTGTAACCAGTTTATCTGCTGTCGCTGCGGATGAAGTGAACATCTATTCCTATCGTCAGCCTTTCTTGATCCAGCCGATCCTGGATGACTTTACTAAACAGACCGGCATTAAGACCAATGTTGTATTCGCGAAAAAAGGTTTGATTGAGCGGGTTAAACGCGAAGGCAAACACGGTCGCGCCGATCTGGTTCTGACATCAAACTTTAGCGCCATGATCCAGTTAGAGGAAATGGGACTGACCAATGCCATTGAAAGTGACAAAATTGACAAAAATATCCCGGCCAGCTTTCGTGATCCGGATGGTCACTGGGTCGCGCTGACCAAACGCGTACGTAATGTCTATTCTTCTAAAGACAGAGCGGGCAAGTTGACTAGCCTGAGCTACGAAGAGCTGGCTAACCCTAAATACAAAGGTAAGATTTGTACACGTTCGGGCAAACACCCATACAACTTGGGTCTGGTCGCTTCTATGATTGCACACCATGGCGAGGCTGAAACCAAAACCTGGCTGCAAGGGGTTAAAGCAAACCTGGCACGTAAGCCACAAGGTAATGATCGCGCTCAGGTAAAAGCCGTAAAAGAAGGTTTGTGTGATCTGGCGCTGGGCAACAGCTATTACTTCGGCAAAATGCTTGAAGACAATAAGCAAAGAGCCTGGGCAGATGCCGTCTACATTAACTTTCCAAACCAGAGTGATCGGGGTTCACATCTGAATGTTTCGGGTGTCGTGATGACCAAGTACTCGAAAAACAAAGAAAATGCCTTGAAACTGATCGAGTTTATGACCGACAATAAAGCACAGAACATGTACGCCTCGATGAATATGGAATATCCGGTTAAACCGGGCGTCGAATTGTCGAAATTAGTGGCATCCTGGGGCACTTTTAAGGAAGACAGCCTACCTTTGTCCGAGATCAGTAAATACCGTCCGATGGCGCTTAAGCTCATCGATGAGGTAAAATTTGACCTGTAA
- a CDS encoding ABC transporter permease has protein sequence MQLKQSLSSWQSMAWLIGIALSIPLAFLIFEALQGESEVFSHLWQSVLWDYTRNTLVLIAGVVTLSALIALPLGWLTAYCRFPGKRVFEWALMLPLALPAYIIAYVYTDLLDYAGPVQIWLRQQFGWQGPDDYWFIDLRTLPGAIVMIALVLYPYLYLIFKTALREQSFKLVQASQLMGMSPAQSFFKVSLPLSRGAIVAALALISMETMADFATVHYFAVSTLTTAVYDTWLGYYSLTAAAKISGIMLLFLFVALLLERMSRKTQVVHERQSGVNDTHLYDLTGYQGWLAWGFCMLILGIAFFVPVGILLNYAFHYFEQAWNAEFFTYALQSLQISLYVSVIAMFISLLVVYYQRIEPGKFTNLPGRFASTGYALPGTVLAIAVLLPLTLMDTKLNDWLDGSGFEPGLLLSGTLFAMIFAYVVRFYAIAHGAVESSFVRISPSIDMASLSLGKGRFQTLTQVHLPLLKRGLLTAGLLVFIECMKELPAALLLRPFNFETLATHVYQYVSDEQLELASISALFIVLVGLIPLYWVNRSMEQHN, from the coding sequence ATGCAATTAAAACAAAGTCTGTCCTCGTGGCAGAGCATGGCGTGGTTGATAGGCATTGCACTGTCAATCCCGCTGGCATTTTTGATTTTCGAGGCGCTGCAAGGCGAATCGGAAGTATTCAGCCATCTATGGCAGAGTGTGTTATGGGACTACACCCGTAACACCCTGGTGCTGATCGCCGGCGTTGTGACGCTCAGCGCCTTAATAGCCCTGCCTTTGGGGTGGTTAACAGCCTATTGTCGTTTTCCCGGTAAGCGGGTGTTTGAATGGGCGTTGATGTTACCTCTTGCACTGCCTGCTTATATTATCGCATACGTTTATACCGACCTGTTGGATTATGCGGGCCCGGTTCAAATTTGGCTACGGCAGCAATTTGGCTGGCAGGGACCGGATGATTACTGGTTTATCGACTTGCGAACTTTGCCCGGTGCGATTGTAATGATAGCACTGGTGCTCTATCCCTATCTCTATTTGATTTTTAAAACTGCATTGCGAGAACAGTCTTTTAAACTGGTTCAGGCAAGCCAGCTGATGGGCATGAGTCCGGCGCAAAGTTTCTTTAAAGTCAGCCTGCCTCTGTCTCGTGGTGCGATTGTCGCAGCACTTGCGCTGATCAGTATGGAAACTATGGCAGACTTTGCCACAGTCCATTATTTTGCGGTCAGTACCCTGACGACGGCAGTGTATGACACCTGGCTGGGGTATTATTCCCTGACAGCGGCGGCCAAAATTTCGGGTATTATGCTGCTGTTTTTATTTGTTGCCTTGTTACTTGAACGCATGAGCCGTAAAACTCAGGTGGTGCATGAGCGTCAGTCTGGTGTTAACGACACTCACTTATATGACCTGACGGGTTACCAAGGATGGCTGGCCTGGGGGTTTTGCATGCTTATCCTTGGCATCGCGTTTTTTGTTCCGGTCGGAATATTACTCAATTATGCTTTTCATTATTTCGAACAGGCTTGGAATGCTGAGTTCTTTACCTATGCGCTGCAAAGCTTACAGATCAGTTTGTATGTAAGCGTGATTGCCATGTTTATCAGTTTACTGGTGGTGTACTATCAGCGCATCGAGCCGGGTAAGTTCACCAACCTGCCAGGACGTTTTGCCAGTACAGGTTATGCCCTGCCAGGTACTGTATTGGCCATTGCGGTCTTGCTACCGTTGACACTGATGGATACCAAACTCAATGACTGGCTGGATGGCAGTGGTTTTGAGCCAGGACTGTTACTGAGTGGTACCTTGTTCGCGATGATTTTTGCTTATGTGGTGCGCTTCTATGCCATTGCACATGGCGCGGTTGAATCCAGCTTTGTACGGATCAGCCCAAGTATCGACATGGCCAGTTTGTCACTCGGGAAGGGGCGCTTTCAGACCCTGACTCAGGTTCATTTGCCCCTGCTCAAGCGAGGCTTGCTGACGGCTGGCTTACTGGTCTTTATCGAATGTATGAAAGAACTGCCTGCGGCGCTGTTATTGCGTCCCTTTAATTTTGAGACCCTGGCCACCCATGTTTATCAGTATGTCAGTGATGAGCAGTTGGAGCTGGCTTCGATTTCAGCGCTGTTTATCGTCCTGGTCGGGCTTATCCCGTTATATTGGGTCAACCGCTCAATGGAGCAACATAACTAA
- a CDS encoding ABC transporter ATP-binding protein → MPSLEIQSLNYHYDGHPVIQQLDLTVDENEIVCLLGASGCGKTTTLKAIAGLLHPQQGEIRINGKSVSSERHFVAPQHRNIGMMFQDYALFPHLTVAQNIAFGLNKLSKTERQNRVAHMLELVHLEGYAERFPHELSGGQQQRVAIARALAYHPNLLLLDEPFSNIDAQVRFQLIKDIRDIIKDQQVSAIFVSHSKDEAFAFADRLAIMHQGQIAQLGTPKELFQHPSSRQVAEFLGQGAYVSAQRHNGAQVETAFGSVESLIDIESPAREGQIYLRPSHIELFNTEQGQVDVAQHRFVGTEYLYAIELEGQMLEVAMPSDKPLDLSRPVSLKIKPHAINFFS, encoded by the coding sequence ATGCCAAGTTTAGAAATTCAATCGTTAAACTATCACTATGACGGCCATCCTGTAATCCAGCAGCTTGATTTAACTGTGGATGAGAATGAAATAGTGTGTTTGCTTGGCGCCAGTGGCTGCGGCAAAACCACCACCCTGAAAGCGATTGCAGGCCTGTTGCACCCTCAACAGGGGGAAATCCGAATCAATGGTAAAAGTGTCAGCAGTGAGCGGCACTTTGTCGCTCCTCAGCACCGTAATATAGGCATGATGTTTCAGGACTATGCGTTATTTCCTCACCTGACGGTGGCACAGAATATTGCTTTTGGTTTGAATAAGCTGAGCAAGACAGAACGACAAAATCGCGTTGCGCACATGTTAGAGCTGGTCCACCTTGAAGGCTATGCTGAGCGCTTTCCTCATGAATTATCTGGTGGTCAGCAGCAGCGTGTGGCCATTGCCAGAGCGCTGGCATATCACCCGAACTTGTTATTGTTGGACGAACCCTTTTCGAATATTGATGCACAGGTGCGCTTTCAGCTGATCAAAGATATTCGCGATATTATTAAGGATCAGCAGGTATCCGCTATCTTCGTCAGTCATTCAAAAGATGAAGCGTTTGCCTTTGCCGATCGGCTCGCTATCATGCACCAGGGGCAGATCGCCCAGTTAGGCACACCCAAAGAACTCTTTCAGCATCCGAGCAGTCGCCAGGTTGCTGAGTTTTTGGGACAGGGTGCGTACGTTTCGGCACAGCGTCACAATGGTGCGCAGGTTGAAACCGCGTTTGGTTCGGTAGAGTCTCTGATTGATATTGAGAGCCCGGCACGGGAAGGGCAGATTTACCTTAGGCCCAGTCACATTGAGCTGTTTAATACCGAGCAGGGACAAGTTGATGTGGCACAACACCGCTTTGTTGGCACTGAGTATTTATATGCCATCGAGCTGGAAGGCCAAATGTTGGAGGTTGCTATGCCATCAGATAAACCACTGGATCTAAGTCGGCCGGTAAGTTTGAAAATTAAGCCCCATGCGATAAACTTCTTTTCTTAA
- a CDS encoding Dyp-type peroxidase, whose amino-acid sequence MAQAQSGVCAEANLHGLHLFFNVLDGQDEAVRSALSQSGRLQDELSDRFSEAMLSSFVAVGAQYWPHIYPEFIPPQLKSFPLIKSSEHLCNSQPFDLLYVIRSDREDVNHLFAQSVLHMLSGCVELVAQVRAFRFLDGRDFNGFVYGADIPHGRFKRQVALVNNTGGLDDQGSYIHILRTQFDLARWQALPLSDQEQLMGRTRLDNELIDDAPPYNHARLNEIKDSEGRPLLLNQSMPYGDVYEQGSLWLSCAAKGNAFEQLLHSRFGLSGDGDYDPLLDYSQGDMGAAFFAPSLQFLQQMAQS is encoded by the coding sequence ATGGCGCAAGCACAATCAGGGGTATGTGCCGAGGCAAATCTGCATGGTTTGCACTTATTTTTTAATGTACTGGATGGTCAGGATGAGGCGGTGCGCTCGGCACTCAGTCAGTCTGGCAGACTACAGGACGAACTTAGTGACCGCTTTTCAGAGGCCATGCTCAGCAGCTTTGTGGCTGTTGGGGCGCAATATTGGCCCCATATTTATCCCGAGTTCATTCCCCCTCAGTTGAAAAGTTTTCCCCTGATTAAAAGCAGTGAGCATTTGTGTAACAGTCAGCCTTTTGATTTGCTTTATGTGATCCGCTCAGATCGGGAAGACGTGAATCACCTGTTTGCCCAGAGTGTGCTTCACATGTTGTCCGGGTGTGTTGAACTGGTTGCGCAGGTACGCGCTTTTCGTTTTCTCGATGGTCGAGATTTTAATGGGTTTGTTTATGGTGCCGATATACCTCACGGGCGGTTTAAACGTCAGGTAGCCTTAGTGAATAACACTGGAGGCCTGGATGATCAGGGCAGTTATATCCATATTTTGCGGACTCAGTTCGATTTGGCCCGCTGGCAGGCGTTACCTTTGTCAGATCAGGAGCAACTGATGGGGCGCACTCGGCTGGACAACGAGTTGATTGATGATGCGCCACCATACAATCATGCTCGATTGAATGAAATAAAAGACAGTGAAGGCAGGCCATTGTTGTTGAATCAGAGTATGCCCTATGGGGATGTTTATGAGCAGGGGAGCCTATGGCTCAGCTGCGCTGCAAAAGGCAACGCGTTTGAGCAGCTATTACATAGTCGCTTTGGATTGTCTGGTGATGGGGATTATGATCCGTTACTGGATTATTCACAAGGCGATATGGGGGCCGCATTTTTTGCGCCATCGTTACAGTTCTTGCAACAAATGGCGCAGTCATAA
- the argR gene encoding transcriptional regulator ArgR, which produces MQPQEKQEALVKAFKALLKEENFGSQGEIVDALKEQGFDNISQSKVSRMLSKFGAVRTRNAKQEMVYCLPAEMGVPTAKSPLRQLVIDIVHNEMMIIIRTSPGAAQLIARLLDSLGSADGVLGTIAGDDTIFIAPAKVSEIDATLERVKTLFDNV; this is translated from the coding sequence ATGCAGCCGCAGGAAAAACAAGAAGCCCTCGTTAAAGCCTTTAAGGCCCTGTTAAAAGAAGAAAATTTTGGTTCTCAAGGTGAAATTGTCGATGCCCTCAAAGAACAGGGATTTGACAATATCAGCCAAAGTAAAGTCTCTCGTATGCTAAGTAAGTTCGGTGCCGTCCGGACCCGCAATGCCAAACAGGAAATGGTGTATTGTTTGCCCGCCGAGATGGGCGTACCAACGGCAAAAAGCCCATTACGCCAGCTGGTCATTGACATAGTGCACAACGAGATGATGATCATCATACGCACCAGCCCGGGCGCCGCCCAGCTGATTGCACGCTTATTGGATTCTTTGGGATCTGCCGACGGTGTATTAGGGACCATCGCTGGCGATGACACCATTTTTATCGCACCCGCCAAAGTGTCTGAAATCGACGCGACGCTGGAGCGGGTCAAAACACTGTTTGACAACGTCTGA
- the mdh gene encoding malate dehydrogenase translates to MKVAVLGAAGGIGQALSLLLKNGLPAGSELALYDVAPVVPGVAVDLSHIPTAVTVAGFGKDDLDAALVDADIVLIPAGMPRKPGMDRADLFNVNAGIIKTLSEGIVKNCPKALVGVITNPVNGTVPIVAEVFKKAGTYDPARVFGVTTLDVIRAETFIAELKGLNVNDVKVPVIGGHSGTTILPLLSQVEGVEFSDEEVAALTKRIQNAGTEVVEAKAGGGSATLSMGAAAARFCFSLVKGLQGENVVEYAYVEGNTGDATFFAQPVRLGKNGVEELLPYGELSAFEQQAKDDMLATLEKDIKEGVDFMA, encoded by the coding sequence ATGAAAGTTGCTGTATTAGGTGCCGCTGGCGGTATCGGTCAAGCATTGTCTCTTTTGCTTAAAAACGGTTTGCCTGCTGGTTCTGAGCTTGCGCTATATGACGTAGCGCCAGTAGTACCTGGCGTAGCGGTTGATCTGTCTCACATCCCAACAGCGGTAACAGTCGCTGGTTTTGGTAAAGACGACCTGGATGCAGCGCTGGTTGATGCAGACATCGTATTGATCCCTGCAGGTATGCCACGTAAACCAGGTATGGATCGTGCTGATCTGTTCAATGTAAACGCGGGCATCATCAAGACTCTGTCTGAAGGCATCGTTAAAAACTGTCCTAAAGCTCTGGTTGGTGTGATCACTAACCCTGTGAATGGCACTGTGCCAATCGTTGCTGAAGTATTCAAAAAAGCGGGTACTTACGATCCAGCTCGCGTTTTCGGTGTAACAACACTGGACGTGATCCGTGCAGAGACTTTCATCGCTGAGCTGAAAGGTCTGAACGTAAACGACGTTAAAGTACCTGTGATCGGTGGTCACTCAGGTACAACTATCCTGCCTCTTCTTTCTCAGGTTGAGGGCGTTGAGTTCTCTGACGAAGAAGTAGCTGCATTGACTAAACGTATCCAGAATGCGGGTACTGAAGTGGTTGAAGCGAAGGCGGGTGGCGGTTCTGCAACTCTGTCTATGGGCGCAGCGGCAGCGCGTTTCTGCTTCTCACTGGTTAAAGGTCTGCAAGGTGAAAACGTGGTTGAGTACGCTTACGTTGAAGGCAACACTGGTGATGCAACTTTCTTCGCACAACCAGTTCGTCTTGGCAAAAACGGCGTAGAAGAGCTGCTACCTTACGGCGAGCTGAGCGCGTTTGAGCAACAAGCAAAAGACGACATGCTTGCGACTCTTGAAAAAGACATCAAAGAAGGTGTTGATTTCATGGCATAA
- the serA gene encoding phosphoglycerate dehydrogenase gives MSKVSLSKDKIRILLLEGVHQSAVETLKRNGYSNIEYVKTSLPENELVERIKNVHFVGIRSRTHLNETVLEAAEKLVAIGCFCIGTNQVDLSAAKKRGIAVFNAPFSNTRSVAELVLGEILLLLRGIPKRNAMAHRGEWFKSAIGSFEARGKTLGIIGYGHIGTQLGIMAENIGMKVEFYDIEDKLTLGNAQQVQSLTQLLQRADVVSLHVPETPQTKNLIGMAELEVMKQGAILINASRGTVVDIDALAEALSAGKLSGAAIDVFPVEPKSNEEEFVSPLRQFDNVILTPHVGGSTQEAQENIGIEVAGKLTKYSDNGSTVTAVNFPEVSLPELSNRSRLLHVHENRPGVLTQINQAFAQHGINIAAQYLQTDDSIGYVVIDVDSDHSEVALKELSAVEGTIRARILH, from the coding sequence ATGAGTAAGGTATCCTTGTCTAAGGACAAAATTCGCATTTTATTGTTGGAAGGCGTACATCAGAGCGCAGTTGAAACGCTCAAACGCAACGGTTATAGCAATATCGAGTACGTGAAGACATCGCTACCTGAAAATGAACTGGTTGAGCGGATCAAGAATGTCCACTTTGTGGGGATCCGCTCGCGCACTCACCTTAATGAAACGGTGTTAGAAGCGGCTGAAAAGCTGGTCGCGATTGGCTGCTTCTGTATTGGTACTAATCAGGTCGATCTCAGTGCAGCCAAAAAGCGCGGCATTGCCGTCTTTAACGCCCCATTTTCAAATACTCGCTCAGTGGCGGAACTGGTTTTGGGTGAAATCCTGCTATTGTTGCGTGGCATTCCAAAACGCAACGCCATGGCACATCGAGGTGAATGGTTTAAATCGGCCATCGGCTCTTTTGAAGCCCGCGGTAAAACGCTGGGGATCATCGGATATGGTCACATAGGCACTCAGCTGGGGATCATGGCTGAAAACATCGGCATGAAAGTCGAGTTTTACGACATTGAAGACAAACTGACCCTGGGTAATGCACAACAGGTCCAGAGCTTAACCCAGCTGCTTCAACGTGCCGATGTAGTTAGCCTGCATGTCCCAGAAACGCCACAAACTAAAAACCTAATCGGTATGGCCGAGCTGGAAGTGATGAAGCAAGGTGCGATTCTGATCAATGCATCTCGCGGTACAGTGGTAGACATCGATGCACTGGCCGAGGCACTTAGCGCTGGAAAACTGTCTGGTGCTGCTATCGACGTATTCCCGGTCGAGCCTAAGTCTAATGAGGAAGAGTTTGTCTCCCCACTGCGTCAATTCGACAATGTGATCTTGACGCCACATGTCGGTGGTTCTACGCAGGAAGCACAGGAAAACATTGGCATTGAAGTCGCGGGTAAACTCACTAAGTACTCAGACAATGGCTCCACCGTCACCGCAGTCAACTTCCCGGAAGTGTCACTGCCTGAGCTATCAAACCGCAGTCGTCTGCTCCATGTGCACGAGAACCGCCCAGGCGTCCTGACACAAATTAACCAGGCGTTTGCACAACATGGCATCAACATTGCCGCGCAGTATCTGCAAACGGATGACAGCATTGGCTACGTGGTCATCGATGTTGACAGCGACCACTCTGAAGTTGCATTAAAAGAGCTAAGCGCAGTAGAAGGTACTATCCGCGCCCGGATCCTGCACTAA
- the rpiA gene encoding ribose-5-phosphate isomerase RpiA, whose translation MTQDEMKKAAAWAALQYVEAGTVVGVGTGSTVNHFIDALGSVKDTIKGAVSSSEASTEKLKALGIDVFELNDVSELDIYVDGADEINAHNQMIKGGGAALTREKIVAAVARKFICIVDNTKHVDVLGQFPLPVEVIPMARSYVARELLKLGGDPVYRQGVVTDNGNVILDVHGLSITQATELEEKINQIVGVVTNGLFAQRGADIVITGTPEGPQIK comes from the coding sequence ATGACTCAAGATGAAATGAAAAAAGCAGCTGCCTGGGCGGCATTACAATATGTAGAAGCCGGTACAGTCGTTGGTGTAGGTACAGGTTCCACCGTCAATCACTTTATAGACGCACTAGGAAGTGTCAAAGACACCATAAAAGGAGCAGTTTCAAGTTCAGAGGCTTCTACGGAAAAGCTCAAAGCACTGGGCATCGACGTGTTCGAACTCAACGACGTCTCTGAACTGGATATATATGTGGATGGCGCAGATGAAATTAATGCTCACAATCAGATGATCAAAGGCGGTGGCGCAGCTCTGACACGCGAAAAGATTGTCGCTGCTGTTGCCCGCAAGTTTATCTGTATCGTCGACAACACCAAACATGTAGACGTATTGGGACAATTCCCGTTACCGGTTGAAGTGATCCCAATGGCACGCAGCTATGTTGCCCGCGAATTACTTAAGCTCGGTGGCGATCCCGTCTATCGTCAGGGTGTGGTAACGGATAACGGCAATGTGATTTTGGATGTGCATGGGCTGTCCATCACACAAGCAACTGAACTGGAAGAGAAAATTAATCAAATCGTCGGTGTTGTTACCAATGGCCTGTTTGCTCAGCGCGGTGCCGACATCGTCATCACTGGTACCCCAGAGGGGCCACAAATTAAGTAA
- a CDS encoding 5-formyltetrahydrofolate cyclo-ligase: protein MKAASLENEKIASSRKDIRKSIRKLRNSLTEQQQIEASKKLTINFFQHVKPTKNARIGVYLENDGELRTNLLIQSLWSKGVDLYLPVIHPFSGVTLLFQKYEKNSPMKRNRYAILEPELNCSQICPLAQLDYLLLPLVAFDDSGNRLGMGGGYYDRTLARYYRENWQQPKLIGLAHECQKVSALPTEAWDVPLPTIITPQHCYQWQNV, encoded by the coding sequence ATGAAAGCAGCCTCACTTGAAAATGAAAAAATTGCATCATCAAGGAAAGATATCAGGAAAAGCATTAGGAAATTGCGTAACAGCCTAACTGAACAACAACAAATAGAGGCAAGCAAAAAACTAACTATTAATTTTTTTCAACATGTGAAACCCACTAAAAACGCCCGCATCGGGGTCTACCTCGAGAACGATGGCGAACTAAGAACTAACCTTTTAATTCAATCACTTTGGTCCAAAGGTGTGGACCTTTATTTGCCTGTAATACACCCCTTCAGCGGCGTTACTTTGCTCTTTCAGAAGTATGAAAAAAACTCACCCATGAAGCGGAATCGCTATGCTATCTTAGAGCCAGAATTGAATTGTAGCCAAATTTGTCCACTGGCGCAGCTAGACTACTTGCTGCTCCCTTTGGTGGCATTTGACGATTCAGGGAACCGCCTTGGTATGGGCGGTGGCTATTATGATCGTACGCTGGCGCGTTATTACCGTGAGAACTGGCAACAGCCTAAATTGATTGGTCTGGCTCATGAATGTCAGAAAGTTTCAGCACTACCAACCGAAGCCTGGGATGTGCCTTTACCAACCATAATCACGCCACAGCACTGCTATCAGTGGCAAAACGTGTAA